The proteins below are encoded in one region of Gammaproteobacteria bacterium:
- the gyrA gene encoding DNA gyrase subunit A encodes MANIAKEVFPVNLEDEMRQSYLEYAMSVIVGRALPDVRDGLKPVHRRVLYAMSVLGNDFNKPYKKSARVVGDVIGKYHPHGDTAVYDTIVRMAQPFAMRHMLVDGQGNFGSVDGDSPAAMRYTEVRMSKIAHQLLADLDKETVDYLPNYDESEHEPVVLPTRVPNLLINGSSGIAVGMATNIPPHNLTEVVDACIYLIDEPDADIERLMEIIPGPDFPTAGHINGARGIREAYRSGKGKIYLRAKTHYEEDKSGRQSIIVTELPYQVNKARLLEKIAELVKEKRLEGITGLRDESDKDGMRMVIELRRGELADVVLNNLYKQTQMQNVFGINMVALVNGQPRLLDLRQILEAFLVHRREVVTRRTVFDLGKARDRAHILEGLAVALSNIDEIIEMIKRSSSPAVAKAGLLDKPWAPGVVMEMLQRTGAESSKPEGVGDKYGLVGGNYQLTEKQAQAILDLRLHKLTGLEQDKIITEYREILEKIEDLLDILNRDDRLKQEIRRELEEIKNEFADPRRTEIIIDHSDLTVEDLISEEDVVVTISHLGYAKAQPLESYSAQRRGGRGKAATRVKDEDFVEQMFSASTHDTLLCFSTRGKVYWQKVYQLPIGSRTARGRPMVNLLPLEENERITAILPVREYPEDRFIFFATASGKVKRTSLSNFSRPRANGIIALDLRDEDSLIGVQLTDGKSDLMLFTSAGKGIRIGETDVRAMGRTAAGVRGIKIKPGDEVISLIAVDTNDGQILFATENGYGKRTRVGDFSVQGRGGQGVISIQTTPRNGPVVGAIKTTGDEEVMLISNSGTLVRTPTDDISVMGRNTQGVTLIRLGESEQLVQIEPVAASVDDIQDTDD; translated from the coding sequence ATGGCTAATATTGCCAAGGAAGTTTTTCCTGTAAATCTGGAAGACGAGATGCGTCAATCGTATCTCGAATATGCGATGAGCGTCATCGTCGGGCGTGCCCTGCCAGACGTGCGTGATGGTCTCAAGCCGGTGCATCGGCGCGTGTTGTACGCGATGAGCGTGCTCGGCAACGATTTTAACAAACCTTACAAGAAATCAGCCCGGGTGGTCGGTGATGTCATCGGTAAATATCACCCGCATGGCGATACCGCGGTTTACGACACCATTGTCAGGATGGCGCAGCCTTTTGCGATGCGTCACATGCTGGTCGACGGGCAGGGTAATTTTGGTTCAGTCGATGGCGATTCTCCGGCAGCGATGCGTTATACCGAGGTGCGAATGTCGAAAATTGCGCACCAGTTATTGGCCGATCTCGATAAGGAAACGGTCGACTACCTGCCCAACTACGACGAATCGGAACACGAGCCCGTGGTGTTGCCGACCCGCGTCCCGAACCTGCTGATCAATGGTTCCTCGGGCATAGCCGTCGGTATGGCGACCAATATTCCGCCGCATAACCTTACCGAGGTCGTCGACGCCTGTATCTACCTGATCGACGAGCCGGACGCCGATATCGAACGTTTAATGGAGATTATACCGGGACCCGATTTTCCAACCGCGGGCCACATCAACGGCGCCCGGGGAATCCGAGAAGCTTATCGCAGCGGCAAAGGCAAGATATACCTGCGCGCGAAAACCCATTACGAGGAAGACAAATCGGGGCGACAAAGCATTATCGTTACCGAGCTACCCTACCAGGTAAACAAGGCACGCTTGCTCGAGAAAATTGCCGAACTGGTCAAGGAAAAACGACTCGAGGGAATTACCGGCCTGCGTGACGAATCGGACAAGGACGGCATGCGCATGGTCATCGAATTGCGCCGCGGTGAACTTGCCGACGTGGTACTGAATAACCTGTATAAGCAGACCCAGATGCAGAACGTGTTCGGCATCAACATGGTTGCACTGGTTAACGGGCAACCGCGGCTGCTCGACTTGAGACAAATTCTGGAAGCCTTCTTGGTACATCGCCGCGAGGTTGTCACCCGGCGTACCGTATTTGACCTCGGTAAAGCGCGTGATCGCGCGCATATCCTCGAAGGCCTTGCAGTTGCGCTGTCGAATATCGATGAAATTATCGAGATGATCAAACGCTCCTCGAGTCCGGCGGTTGCCAAGGCCGGCCTGCTCGACAAGCCCTGGGCACCGGGCGTGGTCATGGAAATGCTGCAGCGTACCGGCGCAGAATCCTCGAAGCCCGAAGGCGTCGGTGATAAATATGGACTGGTCGGTGGAAATTACCAACTCACCGAGAAACAGGCACAGGCTATTCTCGATTTGCGACTGCACAAGTTAACCGGCCTGGAACAGGACAAGATTATTACCGAGTACCGGGAAATTCTCGAAAAAATCGAGGATTTACTGGACATTCTGAATCGGGATGATCGACTCAAGCAGGAAATCAGGCGCGAACTCGAGGAAATCAAGAATGAGTTTGCCGATCCCCGGCGTACCGAAATCATTATTGATCATTCAGACCTGACGGTCGAAGACCTGATCAGCGAAGAAGACGTGGTGGTCACGATTTCGCATCTCGGCTACGCCAAGGCGCAACCACTGGAATCTTATTCGGCGCAGCGGCGCGGTGGCAGGGGTAAGGCCGCTACCCGCGTTAAAGACGAGGATTTTGTCGAACAGATGTTCTCGGCCTCTACCCACGATACGCTGTTGTGCTTTTCGACGCGCGGCAAGGTCTACTGGCAAAAGGTTTATCAATTGCCGATTGGAAGCCGCACGGCACGTGGTCGGCCCATGGTCAACCTGTTACCACTTGAAGAGAATGAACGCATCACCGCCATCCTGCCGGTACGGGAATACCCCGAAGACCGTTTCATTTTCTTCGCCACGGCCAGCGGTAAAGTCAAACGTACGTCATTGTCTAATTTTTCGCGCCCACGGGCGAACGGCATCATTGCCCTTGATCTACGCGACGAGGATAGCCTGATCGGTGTTCAACTAACCGACGGCAAGTCTGACCTGATGCTGTTCACCAGTGCCGGTAAAGGTATTCGGATTGGTGAAACCGACGTCAGGGCCATGGGCAGAACTGCGGCCGGGGTCAGGGGTATCAAAATCAAGCCCGGCGACGAGGTCATATCATTGATCGCGGTAGATACCAACGACGGGCAGATCCTGTTTGCAACCGAGAACGGCTATGGGAAACGCACTCGAGTCGGAGACTTTTCTGTGCAGGGCAGGGGTGGGCAAGGCGTGATTTCGATCCAAACAACGCCACGTAACGGACCTGTCGTCGGGGCCATAAAAACCACCGGTGACGAGGAAGTCATGCTGATCAGCAACAGTGGTACGCTGGTACGCACGCCAACGGATGACATCTCCGTCATGGGTCGTAATACCCAGGGCGTGACCTTGATCAGGCTGGGTGAAAGTGAACAACTGGTACAGATAGAACCGGTGGCAGCCAGTGTTGATGATATCCAGGACACCGACGACTAA
- the pheA gene encoding prephenate dehydratase, whose product MSDATLEELRKRIDAIDERLLELINERASCAVDVAAVKRELSEAIDEGVDFFRPDREAQVINRLKSLNQGPLSDDEVGRLIREIMSACLALEQPLKIAYLGPEGTFTQSAALKHFGHSVSTVAMSSIPDVFNSIESGHANYGLVPVENSTEGVISHTLDMFMDSKLKICGEVEIRVHHHLASGSQNVSQIKRIYSHQQSFAQCRRWLDQNFPAIERIPVSSNAEAARLASIEADAGAICGLPAVEIFGLKICFENIEDLSDNTTRFVIIGAQDVGPSGNDKTSLLISTKNVPGALLGLLQPLADHGISMNKIESRPAQGHKWAYVFFIDIDGHQEDQNVIEALNELQQQAALFKILGSYPKASL is encoded by the coding sequence ATGAGTGATGCCACGCTGGAAGAGTTACGCAAGCGCATCGATGCAATCGACGAGCGGCTGCTTGAATTAATCAACGAACGCGCAAGCTGCGCGGTGGATGTCGCTGCCGTCAAACGTGAACTAAGCGAAGCGATTGACGAAGGCGTCGATTTCTTCCGACCCGATCGTGAAGCCCAGGTGATCAATCGTCTCAAATCCTTAAACCAGGGACCACTCAGTGACGACGAGGTCGGCCGATTGATACGGGAGATCATGTCAGCCTGCCTTGCTCTGGAACAACCGCTGAAAATCGCCTACCTGGGGCCCGAAGGTACGTTCACGCAGAGCGCGGCACTTAAACACTTCGGACATTCCGTGTCGACGGTAGCGATGAGTAGCATTCCCGACGTGTTTAACTCGATCGAGTCGGGGCATGCCAACTATGGCCTCGTGCCGGTGGAAAATTCGACCGAGGGTGTGATCAGCCACACGCTCGATATGTTCATGGATTCGAAGCTCAAGATCTGTGGCGAGGTCGAAATTAGAGTCCATCATCACCTGGCGTCCGGTTCGCAGAATGTATCGCAGATCAAGCGGATTTACTCGCATCAACAGTCGTTCGCGCAGTGTCGCCGCTGGCTTGATCAGAATTTCCCTGCAATCGAACGCATCCCGGTCAGCAGCAATGCAGAAGCAGCCCGCCTGGCCAGTATCGAGGCAGACGCCGGGGCCATTTGCGGTCTTCCGGCCGTCGAGATCTTCGGTTTGAAGATCTGCTTCGAAAACATAGAAGACCTGTCTGACAATACCACGCGTTTCGTCATCATCGGTGCCCAGGATGTCGGCCCCAGTGGTAACGACAAGACCTCGCTGTTAATATCAACCAAGAATGTACCCGGGGCCCTGCTGGGATTGCTGCAACCGCTCGCTGATCACGGCATCAGCATGAACAAGATTGAGTCCCGCCCGGCACAGGGGCACAAGTGGGCATACGTCTTCTTTATTGATATCGATGGCCACCAGGAAGATCAAAACGTTATCGAAGCCTTAAATGAGCTGCAGCAACAGGCCGCGTTGTTTAAAATACTGGGCTCCTATCCGAAAGCCTCTCTCTGA
- the hisC gene encoding histidinol-phosphate transaminase: protein MSVIDSALVQIRRLHPYLPGKPVEELERELGIASAIKLASNENPLGCSPRVRDVLARASDHLELYPDANAFYLKQRLAQKLGVEENQITIGNGSNDVLDLIARSFLNSETEAIYSKYAFMVYAMVTQACGARASVAVARAPDSNQPYGHDLDAMLALIGDDTRLIFIANPNNPTGTWLKRNELETFIEQVPDHIAIVVDEAYFEYVELEEYPDSIQWLDRYPNLIVTRTFSKIYGIAGLRIGYSISSPELCDLFNRVRQPFNGNTLALAAARTALDDDSFVDESRRANAQGLKLMRNWFDNREIDYIPSAGNFLSLRFGDNSDQVYQALLQRGVIVRPIANYEMPDFLRISVGTKSQLEQLFSALDDIL from the coding sequence ATGTCTGTAATTGATTCTGCGCTGGTGCAAATCAGGCGATTGCACCCTTATTTACCCGGCAAGCCGGTCGAGGAGCTGGAACGCGAACTCGGTATCGCCAGCGCCATAAAACTCGCCTCGAATGAAAATCCGTTGGGATGTTCGCCGCGGGTGCGGGATGTTTTGGCCCGTGCGAGCGATCACCTGGAGCTTTACCCGGACGCAAATGCTTTTTACCTGAAGCAGAGGCTCGCGCAAAAACTCGGTGTCGAAGAAAACCAGATCACCATCGGTAACGGATCCAACGATGTTCTCGACCTGATTGCACGCAGCTTTCTCAATAGCGAGACCGAGGCCATCTATTCAAAGTATGCCTTCATGGTTTATGCGATGGTCACCCAGGCTTGTGGTGCGCGCGCAAGCGTCGCTGTTGCTCGTGCTCCCGACTCGAACCAGCCTTACGGACATGATCTCGATGCGATGCTGGCGCTGATAGGAGACGACACCAGGCTTATATTTATCGCTAATCCGAACAATCCGACCGGCACCTGGCTTAAGCGCAATGAACTTGAAACATTTATCGAGCAGGTTCCGGATCATATTGCGATCGTCGTCGACGAAGCCTATTTCGAGTATGTTGAACTGGAAGAATACCCCGATTCGATACAGTGGCTGGACCGTTATCCGAACCTCATCGTAACTCGCACTTTTTCCAAGATTTACGGGATCGCGGGACTGCGAATCGGCTACTCGATATCGAGTCCCGAACTCTGTGATTTATTCAACCGCGTCAGGCAGCCTTTCAATGGCAACACGCTGGCCTTAGCTGCTGCCCGTACTGCGCTGGATGACGATTCCTTTGTCGATGAAAGTCGGCGTGCCAATGCTCAGGGTTTAAAGCTCATGCGCAACTGGTTTGATAACCGGGAAATCGATTACATTCCCTCGGCCGGTAATTTTTTAAGCCTGCGATTTGGCGACAACAGTGACCAGGTCTACCAGGCGTTACTGCAGCGTGGTGTTATCGTCAGGCCGATTGCAAATTATGAAATGCCGGATTTTCTGCGTATCAGCGTTGGTACCAAATCCCAGCTTGAACAGCTGTTCAGCGCACTGGACGATATCCTGTGA
- a CDS encoding prephenate dehydrogenase/arogenate dehydrogenase family protein produces the protein MIDKLAIIGTGLIGGSLSLALKQAGAVGQVIGYGRNRSNLEKGLELGVIDRYESSIEASVRDADIVVVAVPLGAMQPVFAELKSALKSTAVITDVGSAKGSVVTAAAAELGELFPRFVPGHPIAGTEKSGVEAGFASLYQNRRVILTPGQQTDPDAIAAIEAMWLECGAIIEFLNVEHHDKVLAATSHLPHMLAYALVHYLSGLNDHDEIFRFAAGGFRDFTRIASSDPVMWRDVCIANGDALVGLIQQYQQELDRVAAAISAGDAEELLKLFGKAKSERDSLIGNC, from the coding sequence GTGATCGATAAACTCGCGATTATCGGGACCGGGCTCATCGGCGGTTCGCTGTCGCTGGCATTAAAACAGGCCGGTGCCGTCGGGCAGGTAATTGGTTATGGCCGTAACCGGAGCAACCTGGAAAAAGGTCTTGAGCTCGGGGTCATCGATCGCTATGAATCGTCGATCGAGGCCAGCGTGCGCGACGCCGACATTGTCGTTGTCGCGGTGCCCCTGGGTGCAATGCAACCGGTATTTGCCGAGCTCAAATCCGCGCTTAAAAGTACGGCCGTTATTACCGATGTCGGTAGCGCCAAGGGCTCGGTGGTGACCGCGGCGGCTGCCGAGCTAGGGGAATTATTTCCCCGCTTTGTACCCGGTCACCCGATCGCCGGTACCGAGAAAAGTGGAGTCGAGGCCGGATTTGCCAGTCTGTATCAGAATCGTCGCGTTATTTTGACGCCGGGGCAACAAACGGACCCCGATGCTATTGCCGCGATCGAGGCAATGTGGCTTGAATGCGGTGCCATTATCGAGTTCCTGAACGTCGAACATCACGACAAGGTGCTCGCGGCGACTTCGCATTTACCGCATATGCTGGCCTATGCCCTCGTGCATTACCTATCCGGTTTAAACGATCACGACGAGATATTCCGATTCGCCGCCGGGGGATTTCGTGACTTCACACGCATAGCCTCCAGTGATCCAGTTATGTGGCGTGATGTCTGCATTGCTAACGGTGACGCGCTGGTTGGCCTGATCCAGCAATACCAGCAGGAACTGGACCGGGTCGCAGCAGCCATTAGCGCCGGGGATGCCGAAGAATTACTGAAATTGTTCGGAAAAGCCAAGTCCGAGCGCGATTCATTGATCGGAAACTGTTGA
- the aroA gene encoding 3-phosphoshikimate 1-carboxyvinyltransferase, with translation MSHRSIILSSIAEGSSHISGFLQGEDSLNTIRAFEQLGVKIERDQDQVRVVGTGLHGLRKPDTDLDMGNSGTAMRLLLGLLAGQDFDSRLIGDRSLSSRPMGRVIEPLQLMGAIIESEPGNRAPLQIRGTNALKAIEYDMPVASAQVKSCLLLAGLYAQGTTVVREPAPTRDHSERMLCGFGCDVHRDDSGISIQGNQSLSACDLEIPADISSAAFFMVAASIAENSEITLQHVGVNPTRTGVIEILKLMGAEIDLLNPRVISGEPVADIRVGYAELKGIDIPLHLVPLAIDEFPVLFIAAACADGTTRLSGAEELRVKESDRIQVMADGLVAMGINAQVQADGIIIQGGEITGGEVDSHGDHRIAMAFSVASLRATDDIRIDDCANVDTSFPGFVNLAREAGIRVSIHE, from the coding sequence ATGTCCCATCGATCAATTATCCTGTCCTCCATCGCCGAGGGCAGCAGCCATATTTCGGGATTTTTACAGGGCGAAGACAGCCTTAATACTATCAGGGCGTTCGAGCAACTGGGTGTCAAGATTGAACGCGATCAAGACCAGGTTCGGGTTGTCGGTACAGGGTTGCACGGCCTCAGAAAACCGGATACTGATCTCGACATGGGTAATTCCGGGACTGCAATGCGACTGCTGCTGGGATTACTTGCCGGCCAGGATTTCGATTCGCGGCTGATCGGCGACAGATCGCTTTCTTCAAGGCCAATGGGACGAGTCATCGAACCACTGCAGCTAATGGGCGCAATCATCGAGAGTGAGCCCGGCAATCGTGCACCGTTGCAGATCAGAGGAACTAACGCGCTGAAGGCGATCGAGTACGATATGCCGGTGGCCTCGGCACAGGTCAAGTCATGCCTGCTGCTCGCCGGTCTCTACGCGCAAGGTACCACTGTTGTGCGTGAACCGGCTCCCACACGAGATCATAGCGAGCGAATGCTGTGCGGTTTCGGCTGCGACGTGCACAGGGACGATTCGGGGATCAGCATTCAGGGTAACCAATCGTTATCAGCTTGCGATCTGGAAATTCCTGCCGACATTTCTTCAGCCGCATTTTTCATGGTCGCAGCCTCGATTGCCGAAAATAGTGAAATTACACTTCAACATGTCGGCGTCAATCCAACCCGAACCGGGGTTATCGAAATACTCAAGTTGATGGGTGCCGAAATCGATTTGTTAAATCCGCGGGTCATTAGCGGCGAGCCAGTAGCCGATATCAGGGTGGGTTATGCCGAACTCAAAGGAATCGATATACCATTACACCTGGTGCCGTTGGCAATCGACGAATTTCCGGTGCTGTTTATTGCCGCGGCCTGTGCAGACGGTACAACCCGTTTAAGCGGAGCCGAAGAGCTGCGCGTCAAGGAGAGTGACCGTATACAGGTAATGGCCGATGGTCTTGTCGCGATGGGTATTAATGCACAGGTGCAAGCTGACGGAATTATTATTCAGGGTGGCGAAATTACAGGTGGCGAGGTTGATTCCCATGGTGACCATCGTATTGCAATGGCGTTTAGCGTCGCATCCCTGCGTGCCACGGATGATATCCGGATCGACGATTGCGCCAACGTGGATACCTCGTTTCCCGGATTTGTTAATTTAGCGCGGGAAGCAGGGATTAGAGTCAGTATCCATGAGTGA
- the cmk gene encoding (d)CMP kinase: MSDDDAFVVAIDGPSGSGKGSLALQVARELNFHLLDSGAIYRLLALKSIQQDVDLDQENDVIAVLDDFNIDFEPGDELPVPFLDGQDVAAELRQETMGEAASRVARHAGVRRSLLDLQRSFFRPPGLVADGRDMGTVVFPEARFKFFLNASIEIRAQRRYKQLINMGLSANIPQLQADIAERDERDQSRSTSPLRPAEDALVVDSSLLDLTQVTELVLSHIRENS; encoded by the coding sequence ATGAGTGATGACGACGCCTTTGTGGTAGCCATAGACGGCCCCAGTGGATCAGGGAAAGGATCACTTGCCCTCCAGGTAGCGCGCGAACTGAACTTTCATTTGCTCGATAGCGGCGCAATTTACCGTTTGCTGGCCTTGAAATCGATTCAGCAAGATGTGGACCTGGACCAGGAAAACGATGTAATCGCGGTACTCGATGATTTTAACATCGACTTCGAACCGGGTGATGAACTACCAGTCCCGTTCCTGGATGGTCAGGATGTTGCGGCCGAACTGCGCCAGGAAACGATGGGCGAGGCGGCTTCCAGGGTAGCCCGCCACGCGGGAGTCCGCCGCAGCTTACTGGATCTGCAACGCTCCTTTTTCAGGCCTCCGGGCCTGGTCGCAGACGGGCGGGATATGGGAACGGTGGTGTTCCCGGAGGCCAGATTTAAGTTCTTTTTAAACGCAAGTATCGAAATTCGTGCGCAGAGACGATATAAGCAGTTGATAAATATGGGTTTATCCGCTAATATCCCGCAGCTTCAAGCGGACATAGCCGAACGCGACGAACGCGACCAGAGTCGCAGCACCTCACCGCTCAGGCCCGCAGAAGATGCTTTAGTCGTGGATTCGAGTTTACTCGACCTGACACAGGTTACCGAACTGGTCCTGAGTCACATAAGAGAAAACAGCTAA
- the rpsA gene encoding 30S ribosomal protein S1 has translation MTENFAEMFEQSITQMNMRVGEIITGEVVDINRDVVIVNAGLKSEGVIPVEQFYDENGELDVKIGDTVEVSLDSFEDGYGESRLSREKAKRARAWTRLEQAQQNDEIVTGRFTGKVKGGFTVDIGEIRAFLPGSLVDVRPVRDTAYLEEKELEFKIIKLDQKRNNVVVSRRAVVEKEFSEEREKLLGTLKEGERVRGIVKNLTDYGAFLDLGGIDGLLHITDMAWKRVKHPSEVVEIGQEIDVVVLKFDRDKNRVSLGLKQMGDDPWENLMRRYPEGQRLFGHVSNITDYGCFVEIEDGVEGLVHVSEMDWTNKNVNPNKVVNLGDEVEVVILEIDEERRRISLGMKQCKPNPWEEFGATCNKGDIISGKIKSITDFGIFIGLEGNIDGLIHLTDLSWNKPGEEAVREYQKGQEVEAMVLSIDPERERISLGIKQIEKDPFANFIAERPKGSIVSGTVISVDAKAAVVDLGDGIEGLIRASEMAKDRVEDARSFLNEGDQIEAKITGMDRKGRSIYLSIKAKDTDEEQEALKDYAASSDVKGTTTSFGDLLKEKMDS, from the coding sequence ATGACTGAAAACTTTGCAGAAATGTTTGAGCAAAGCATCACCCAAATGAATATGCGTGTGGGTGAAATCATTACCGGCGAAGTCGTCGATATCAATCGCGACGTTGTCATTGTTAACGCGGGCCTCAAGTCCGAAGGCGTTATCCCGGTCGAACAATTTTACGATGAAAACGGTGAACTTGACGTCAAGATTGGCGATACCGTCGAGGTTTCACTCGATTCATTCGAAGACGGCTACGGCGAATCACGCCTGTCACGCGAGAAAGCCAAGCGCGCACGCGCCTGGACACGACTTGAACAGGCCCAGCAAAATGACGAAATCGTTACCGGCCGATTCACCGGCAAGGTTAAAGGCGGTTTCACGGTAGACATCGGGGAAATCCGTGCCTTTCTGCCGGGCTCACTGGTAGATGTTCGCCCGGTCCGTGATACTGCCTATCTTGAGGAAAAGGAACTTGAATTCAAGATCATCAAGCTCGATCAAAAGCGTAACAATGTGGTGGTATCTCGCCGTGCGGTGGTGGAGAAGGAATTCAGCGAAGAGCGCGAAAAACTGCTGGGTACGCTGAAGGAAGGCGAGCGCGTGCGTGGCATTGTCAAGAATCTGACCGATTACGGTGCCTTTCTCGATCTCGGTGGTATCGACGGTTTGCTGCACATTACCGATATGGCGTGGAAACGCGTCAAGCATCCATCTGAAGTGGTAGAAATTGGCCAGGAAATCGATGTTGTTGTACTCAAGTTTGACCGTGACAAGAACCGCGTTTCACTCGGCCTCAAGCAAATGGGTGATGATCCCTGGGAGAACCTCATGCGCCGTTACCCGGAAGGCCAACGCCTGTTCGGGCATGTCAGTAATATCACTGATTATGGCTGCTTCGTTGAAATCGAAGACGGGGTAGAGGGTCTCGTGCACGTTTCTGAAATGGACTGGACCAACAAGAATGTTAATCCCAACAAGGTGGTCAACCTCGGCGATGAAGTCGAAGTTGTGATTCTCGAAATCGACGAAGAACGCCGCCGGATATCGCTCGGTATGAAACAGTGCAAGCCCAATCCCTGGGAGGAATTTGGCGCAACTTGCAACAAGGGTGATATCATCTCCGGAAAGATCAAGTCGATCACTGATTTCGGTATTTTTATCGGACTTGAAGGCAATATAGATGGCTTGATCCATCTAACCGATTTGTCCTGGAATAAACCGGGCGAAGAGGCGGTACGCGAATACCAGAAGGGACAGGAAGTCGAAGCCATGGTATTGTCCATTGATCCCGAGCGTGAGCGAATCTCGTTGGGAATCAAGCAGATCGAAAAAGATCCGTTTGCGAACTTTATCGCGGAAAGACCGAAGGGTAGTATTGTATCCGGTACCGTAATTTCGGTTGATGCAAAGGCCGCGGTTGTTGATCTTGGGGACGGAATTGAAGGACTGATAAGGGCTTCCGAAATGGCGAAAGATCGTGTTGAAGATGCACGTTCATTTCTAAATGAAGGTGATCAGATCGAAGCCAAGATTACCGGGATGGACCGCAAGGGACGCAGTATCTACCTTTCGATCAAGGCCAAGGATACCGATGAAGAGCAGGAAGCTTTGAAAGATTATGCCGCGAGCAGTGATGTCAAAGGAACCACTACCAGTTTTGGTGATTTACTTAAGGAAAAAATGGATTCCTGA
- a CDS encoding integration host factor subunit beta, with protein MTKSDLIDNLSKNQGHLAYKDVELAVKSLIEMMSSALSNGERIEIRGFGSFSLHYRPPRIGRNPKSGDKVDLPGKYVPHFKPGKELRDRANN; from the coding sequence ATGACGAAATCGGACCTGATCGATAATTTATCGAAAAATCAGGGGCATCTGGCATACAAGGATGTGGAGTTAGCGGTAAAAAGTCTGATCGAAATGATGAGCAGTGCGTTATCCAACGGTGAACGCATCGAAATCAGGGGTTTCGGAAGTTTCAGCTTGCATTACCGACCCCCCAGAATCGGGCGTAATCCGAAATCTGGTGACAAGGTAGACTTGCCCGGTAAATACGTACCGCACTTCAAACCCGGCAAAGAGTTGCGTGATCGCGCCAACAACTAA
- the lapB gene encoding lipopolysaccharide assembly protein LapB yields MDIWLFLLVLAAILIGWILGRWQPFKNRNNKPGPDFFSERYARGLNYLLADDPDNAIKIFTDLIEVNKDTIEIHISLGNLFRSKGQVDRAIKVHQNLLARPNLTRKQRHMAIAELASDYLKAGLLDRAEKLYREMIELNAEPNLAYRRLLDLYITEKSWGEAAECAQVLHKNGEPEASLIYSQCLCEIAQDAIKTGNHRLARKHLDRALEVDANCVRAALLLIDLHLKTDNLTAAKGIFKRLVRQSPEYMGLYIEPARLIYRQKEDRVYREFLQKQYKKHPSTRLAMALLENYARHDEIEKAREFLSDILNQSPSFEAFEFALRFLKSNPDQLGETWETLSSFLKSLQKKKNEYNCSRCGYESHAIQWLCPSCRNWDSMKPIKL; encoded by the coding sequence ATGGATATCTGGCTTTTTCTGCTAGTCCTCGCTGCGATTCTAATCGGCTGGATACTGGGTCGCTGGCAACCGTTTAAAAACAGAAATAACAAGCCCGGTCCTGATTTCTTTTCTGAACGTTATGCCAGGGGTCTGAACTACCTGCTTGCCGATGACCCGGATAACGCAATCAAAATCTTCACCGACCTGATCGAAGTTAATAAAGATACGATTGAAATCCATATATCCCTGGGCAACCTTTTTCGTTCAAAAGGACAAGTCGACCGGGCAATAAAGGTGCACCAGAATTTACTGGCCCGGCCCAATCTCACCCGCAAGCAACGCCACATGGCAATCGCCGAACTGGCCAGTGACTATCTCAAGGCCGGGTTGCTGGACCGTGCCGAAAAGCTGTACCGCGAAATGATCGAGCTGAATGCCGAACCCAACCTGGCCTATCGACGATTACTGGATTTGTATATAACCGAGAAATCCTGGGGGGAGGCCGCGGAGTGCGCGCAAGTCCTGCATAAAAATGGTGAGCCGGAGGCCAGCCTGATTTACAGTCAGTGCCTGTGCGAAATTGCGCAGGATGCGATTAAAACCGGCAATCATCGCCTGGCGCGCAAGCATCTTGATCGTGCGCTTGAAGTCGATGCTAATTGTGTGCGGGCAGCCCTGTTATTGATCGACTTGCATTTAAAAACGGATAACTTGACGGCCGCCAAGGGAATTTTTAAGCGACTGGTCCGGCAGAGTCCTGAGTACATGGGATTGTACATCGAGCCGGCAAGGCTTATTTATAGACAAAAAGAGGACCGGGTTTACCGGGAGTTTCTGCAAAAGCAATACAAAAAGCATCCGTCTACCCGTCTCGCGATGGCGCTGCTTGAAAATTACGCACGTCACGACGAAATCGAAAAAGCCCGCGAGTTTTTATCGGACATACTAAATCAGTCACCTTCTTTTGAAGCATTTGAATTCGCGTTGCGCTTTCTAAAGTCAAACCCCGATCAGCTGGGTGAAACCTGGGAAACCCTGTCGAGCTTCCTCAAATCCCTGCAGAAGAAGAAGAACGAGTATAACTGCTCGCGTTGCGGCTACGAGAGTCACGCCATACAGTGGCTGTGTCCGAGCTGCCGAAACTGGGATTCGATGAAGCCGATCAAGCTATGA